The Meriones unguiculatus strain TT.TT164.6M chromosome 1, Bangor_MerUng_6.1, whole genome shotgun sequence genome has a segment encoding these proteins:
- the Mmp21 gene encoding matrix metalloproteinase-21 isoform X1, protein MLAASVLRLTLLLCWLVTPQPTQPERLFHSRDRSDLEPSPLSRAKPITDLQAAQRFLLKYGWSEMPSTKESAGVPLGSILAHAVRRFQKANRLPPSGKLDSSTLAAMNKPRCGVPDTRLPPSAALPTPVAMATPLGLRPRARQKRFLQMLLPKPGGQHKDALDTGANRAFSKKTLTWRLLGDAYSSQLSGDEQRYIFRLAFRMWSEVIPLNFREDLTAPATVVDIKLGFGRGRHLGCSRVFDGSGQEFAHAWRLGEIHFDDDEHFTPLSSDTGISLLKVAVHEIGHVLGLPHTYRVGSIMQPNYIPQEPAFELDWFDRKAIQRLYGSCEGSFDTVFDWIRKERNQYGEVRVRFNTYFFRNSWYWLYENRNNRTRYGDPLQILTGWRGIPMQSIDAFVHVWSWGKDERYFFKGNQYWRYDSENDQADTEDEQGRSYPKLISESFPGIPTPLDTAFYERRQQLIYFFKESLVFAFDVNRNQVLNSYPKKMSQVFPAIMPQNHPFRNIDSAYYSYAHSSIFFFKGNSYWKVVSDKDKQQNSRLPLNGLFPKKSISEKWFDVCDVHTSTLNM, encoded by the exons ATGCTTGCTGCCTCTGTCTTGCGTCTAACGTTGCTGCTCTGCTGGCTGGTTACACCTCAGCCCACCCAGCCTGAGCGGCTCTTCCACAGCCGGGACCGTTCGGACCTGGAGCCATCTCCCCTGAGCCGGGCCAAGCCCATTACTGACCTCCAGGCTGCTCAG AGATTCCTATTGAAATATGGCTGGTCAGAGATGCCTAGCACAAAGGAGTCAGCAGGAGTCCCTTTGGGCTCCATCTTGGCTCATGCTGTGCGTAGATTCCAGAAGGCAAACAGACTGCCGCCCAGTGGGAAACTAGACTCATCTACACTGGCAGCTATGAACAAGCCACGCTGTGGTGTCCCTGACACACGGCTGCCACCCTCGGCAGCCCTGCCAACCCCAGTAGCCATGGCAACCCCTCTAGGCCTCCGGCCCAGGGCCCGACAAAAGCGCTTTCTTCAAATGCTGCTACCCAAGCCAGGTGGGCAACATAAGGATGCCTTGGACACTGGGGCCAACAGGGCCTTCTCCAAGAAGACACTGACCTGGAGGCTGTTGGGGGATGCCTACAGCAGCCAACTCTCTGGGGATGAGCAGAGATATATCTTTAGACTGGCCTTCAGGATGTGGAGCGAGGTGATACCACTGAACTTCCGGGAGGACCTCACTGCCCCTGCCACCGTGGTGGACATAAAGCTGGGTTTTGGGAGAG GCCGGCACCTGGGCTGTTCGCGGGTGTTTGACGGGAGTGGACAGGAGTTTGCACATGCCTGGCGCCTGGGTGAGATCCACTTTGATGATGATGAGCACTTCACACCTCTATCGAGTGACACGGGCATCAGCCTTCTCAAA GTAGCTGTCCATGAAATTGGCCATGTCCTTGGACTGCCTCACACCTACAGGGTGGGATCCATAATGCAACCAAACTACATTCCCCAGGAGCCTGCATTTGAGTTGGACTGGTTTGACAggaaagcaattcaaagactaTATG GTTCATGTGAGGGATCATTTGATACAGTGTTTGACTGGATTCGCAAGGAGAGGAACCAATATGGTGAGGTGAGGGTGAGGTTCAACACCTACTTCTTCCGCAACAGCTGGTACTGGCTCTATGAAAACCGCAACAACAGGACTCGCTATGGGGACCCCCTCCAAATCCTTACCGGCTGGCGCGGAATCCCTATGCAAAGCATAGATGCCTTCGTCCATGTCTGGTCATGGGGGAAAGATGAGCggtatttttttaaag GAAACCAATATTGGAGATATGACAGTGAGAATGACCAGGCAGACACAGAAGATGAACAAGGAAGGAGCTACCCCAAATTGATTTCAGAAAGCTTCCCTGGCATCCCCACGCCCCTGGACACTGCCTTTTATGAGCGGAGGCAGCAGTTAATTTACTTCTTCAAGGAGTCTCTA GTATTTGCATTTGACGTCAACCGAAACCAAGTACTTAATTCTTATCCAAAGAAGATGAGCCAAGTGTTTCCAGCAATAATGCCTCAAAACCATCCATTCAGAAACATCGATTCAGCTTACTACTCCTATGCACACAGCTCCATCTTCTTTTTCAAAGGCAACTCATACTGGAAAGTAGTTAGTGACAAGGACAAACAACAGAACTCTCGACTTCCTCTGAATGGcttatttccaaaaaaatctatttcagaGAAGTGGTTCGATGTTTGTGATGTTCATACCTCTACATTGAACATGTAA
- the Mmp21 gene encoding matrix metalloproteinase-21 isoform X2, with translation MLAASVLRLTLLLCWLVTPQPTQPERLFHSRDRSDLEPSPLSRAKPITDLQAAQRFLLKYGWSEMPSTKESAGVPLGSILAHAVRRFQKANRLPPSGKLDSSTLAAMNKPRCGVPDTRLPPSAALPTPVAMATPLGLRPRARQKRFLQMLLPKPGGQHKDALDTGANRAFSKKTLTWRLLGDAYSSQLSGDEQRYIFRLAFRMWSEVIPLNFREDLTAPATVVDIKLGFGRGRHLGCSRVFDGSGQEFAHAWRLGEIHFDDDEHFTPLSSDTGISLLKVAVHEIGHVLGLPHTYRVGSIMQPNYIPQEPAFELDWFDRKAIQRLYGSCEGSFDTVFDWIRKERNQYGEVRVRFNTYFFRNSWYWLYENRNNRTRYGDPLQILTGWRGIPMQSIDAFVHVWSWGKDERYFFKGICI, from the exons ATGCTTGCTGCCTCTGTCTTGCGTCTAACGTTGCTGCTCTGCTGGCTGGTTACACCTCAGCCCACCCAGCCTGAGCGGCTCTTCCACAGCCGGGACCGTTCGGACCTGGAGCCATCTCCCCTGAGCCGGGCCAAGCCCATTACTGACCTCCAGGCTGCTCAG AGATTCCTATTGAAATATGGCTGGTCAGAGATGCCTAGCACAAAGGAGTCAGCAGGAGTCCCTTTGGGCTCCATCTTGGCTCATGCTGTGCGTAGATTCCAGAAGGCAAACAGACTGCCGCCCAGTGGGAAACTAGACTCATCTACACTGGCAGCTATGAACAAGCCACGCTGTGGTGTCCCTGACACACGGCTGCCACCCTCGGCAGCCCTGCCAACCCCAGTAGCCATGGCAACCCCTCTAGGCCTCCGGCCCAGGGCCCGACAAAAGCGCTTTCTTCAAATGCTGCTACCCAAGCCAGGTGGGCAACATAAGGATGCCTTGGACACTGGGGCCAACAGGGCCTTCTCCAAGAAGACACTGACCTGGAGGCTGTTGGGGGATGCCTACAGCAGCCAACTCTCTGGGGATGAGCAGAGATATATCTTTAGACTGGCCTTCAGGATGTGGAGCGAGGTGATACCACTGAACTTCCGGGAGGACCTCACTGCCCCTGCCACCGTGGTGGACATAAAGCTGGGTTTTGGGAGAG GCCGGCACCTGGGCTGTTCGCGGGTGTTTGACGGGAGTGGACAGGAGTTTGCACATGCCTGGCGCCTGGGTGAGATCCACTTTGATGATGATGAGCACTTCACACCTCTATCGAGTGACACGGGCATCAGCCTTCTCAAA GTAGCTGTCCATGAAATTGGCCATGTCCTTGGACTGCCTCACACCTACAGGGTGGGATCCATAATGCAACCAAACTACATTCCCCAGGAGCCTGCATTTGAGTTGGACTGGTTTGACAggaaagcaattcaaagactaTATG GTTCATGTGAGGGATCATTTGATACAGTGTTTGACTGGATTCGCAAGGAGAGGAACCAATATGGTGAGGTGAGGGTGAGGTTCAACACCTACTTCTTCCGCAACAGCTGGTACTGGCTCTATGAAAACCGCAACAACAGGACTCGCTATGGGGACCCCCTCCAAATCCTTACCGGCTGGCGCGGAATCCCTATGCAAAGCATAGATGCCTTCGTCCATGTCTGGTCATGGGGGAAAGATGAGCggtatttttttaaag GTATTTGCATTTGA
- the Uros gene encoding uroporphyrinogen-III synthase isoform X2 yields the protein MKVLLLKDAKDDDSGQDPYIQELGLYGLEATLIPVLSFEFLSLPSLSEKLSHPEGFGGLIFTSPRAVEAVKLCLEKDNKTEAWEKSLKDRWNAKSVYVVGSATASLVSKIGLDAEGAHSGNAEKLAEYICSRIPMESMHVYQTIPHPGIQGNLESYYENQGIPASITFFSPSGLKYSLDYIQALSGGSFDQIKLVAIGPSTTRAMAAKGLPVSCTAESPTPQALAAGIRKVLQPNNCC from the exons ATGAAGGTTCTCCTACTGAAAGATGCCAAGGATGATGACAGTGGCCAGGATCCATATATCCAG GAGCTGGGATTATATGGATTGGAAGCTACGCTGATTCCTGttctgtcatttgagtttttgtctCTCCCCAGTTTGTCAGAAAAG CTCTCTCATCCGGAAGGCTTTGGAGGACTCATTTTTACCAGCCCCAGAGCAGTGGAAGCAGTGAAGCTGTGTTTGGAGAAGGACAATAAAACTGAAG CCTGGGAAAAGTCCctgaaagacagatggaatgCCAAGTCTGTGTACGTGGTTGGAAGTGCTACCGCTTCTCTAG TGAGTAAAATTGGCCTGGATGCAGAAGGAGCACACAGTGGAAACGCAGAAAAACTCGCTGAGTATATTTGCTCAA GGATCCCTATGGAAAGCATGCATGTCTATCAGACAATTCCACACCCTGGAATCCAAGGGAACTTGGAAAGCTACTACGAAAATCAG GGTATCCCAGCCAGCATCACATTTTTCAGTCCCTCTGGCCTTAAATACAGCCTCGACTATATCCAGGCATTATCTGGTGGCAGCTTTGATCAGATTAAG CTTGTAGCCATTGGCCCCAGTACAACTCGTGCTATGGCTGCCAAGGGCCTGCCTGTGAGCTGCACAGCAGAGAGCCCCACCCCACAAGCCCTGGCTGCTGGCATCAGGAAAGTACTGCAGCCAAACAACTGCTGCTGA
- the Uros gene encoding uroporphyrinogen-III synthase isoform X1 — MKVLLLKDAKDDDSGQDPYIQELGLYGLEATLIPVLSFEFLSLPSLSEKLSHPEGFGGLIFTSPRAVEAVKLCLEKDNKTEAWEKSLKDRWNAKSVYVVGSATASLVSKIGLDAEGAHSGNAEKLAEYICSRPSSALPLLFPCGTIKGDTLPKMLKDKGIPMESMHVYQTIPHPGIQGNLESYYENQGIPASITFFSPSGLKYSLDYIQALSGGSFDQIKLVAIGPSTTRAMAAKGLPVSCTAESPTPQALAAGIRKVLQPNNCC; from the exons ATGAAGGTTCTCCTACTGAAAGATGCCAAGGATGATGACAGTGGCCAGGATCCATATATCCAG GAGCTGGGATTATATGGATTGGAAGCTACGCTGATTCCTGttctgtcatttgagtttttgtctCTCCCCAGTTTGTCAGAAAAG CTCTCTCATCCGGAAGGCTTTGGAGGACTCATTTTTACCAGCCCCAGAGCAGTGGAAGCAGTGAAGCTGTGTTTGGAGAAGGACAATAAAACTGAAG CCTGGGAAAAGTCCctgaaagacagatggaatgCCAAGTCTGTGTACGTGGTTGGAAGTGCTACCGCTTCTCTAG TGAGTAAAATTGGCCTGGATGCAGAAGGAGCACACAGTGGAAACGCAGAAAAACTCGCTGAGTATATTTGCTCAA GGCCATCTTCAGCActgcctcttctctttccctgtggaactatcaaaggagatactcTTCCCAAAATGCTCAAGGACAAAG GGATCCCTATGGAAAGCATGCATGTCTATCAGACAATTCCACACCCTGGAATCCAAGGGAACTTGGAAAGCTACTACGAAAATCAG GGTATCCCAGCCAGCATCACATTTTTCAGTCCCTCTGGCCTTAAATACAGCCTCGACTATATCCAGGCATTATCTGGTGGCAGCTTTGATCAGATTAAG CTTGTAGCCATTGGCCCCAGTACAACTCGTGCTATGGCTGCCAAGGGCCTGCCTGTGAGCTGCACAGCAGAGAGCCCCACCCCACAAGCCCTGGCTGCTGGCATCAGGAAAGTACTGCAGCCAAACAACTGCTGCTGA